In Acinetobacter piscicola, a single window of DNA contains:
- a CDS encoding electron transfer flavoprotein subunit beta/FixA family protein, giving the protein MKALVAVKRVVDANVKVRVKPDNSGVDLTNVKMSINPFDEIAVEEAVRLKEKGTVSEIVVVSIGPKESQEQIRSAMALGADRGILVEADDSQLGALEVAKILKGVVEQEQPQLILLGKQAIDDDSNQVGQMLGALLGSGQGTFASEVKVEGDKVQVTREVDGGLQTVELALPAIITTDLRLNEPRYAALPNIMKARKKPLDTKSPADYGVTSTSKLKTVKVEPPAERKAGVQVKSVDELVEKLKNEAKVI; this is encoded by the coding sequence ATGAAGGCTCTTGTTGCTGTAAAACGTGTGGTTGATGCCAACGTTAAAGTTCGAGTTAAACCGGACAATAGTGGGGTAGACCTTACTAACGTTAAAATGTCAATTAACCCATTCGATGAAATCGCAGTGGAAGAAGCGGTTCGCTTAAAAGAAAAAGGAACTGTTTCTGAAATCGTTGTGGTTTCTATTGGCCCTAAAGAATCACAAGAACAAATCCGTTCTGCGATGGCATTAGGTGCGGACCGTGGTATCTTGGTTGAAGCTGATGATAGCCAACTGGGTGCTTTAGAAGTTGCTAAAATCTTAAAAGGTGTTGTTGAACAAGAACAACCACAACTCATCCTTTTAGGTAAACAAGCAATTGATGACGACTCTAACCAAGTTGGTCAGATGCTCGGTGCTTTACTTGGTTCAGGTCAAGGTACATTTGCTTCTGAAGTTAAAGTTGAAGGCGACAAAGTACAAGTAACACGTGAAGTGGATGGCGGTTTACAAACTGTTGAACTTGCACTTCCAGCAATTATTACGACTGACTTACGTTTGAATGAGCCACGTTATGCTGCGCTGCCAAACATTATGAAAGCACGTAAAAAGCCGCTTGATACGAAATCTCCTGCTGATTATGGTGTTACTTCAACGTCTAAACTTAAAACAGTTAAAGTTGAACCACCTGCAGAGCGTAAAGCTGGCGTACAAGTGAAATCTGTAGATGAGCTTGTTGAAAAATTAAAAAATGAAGCGAAAGTGATCTAA
- a CDS encoding FAD-binding protein — protein sequence MSILVIAEHDNKALNGATLNVVAAAQKIGGDITVLVAGSGAQAVADAAAKVAGVSKVLLADDAAYANQLAENVAKLVASIGAGYSHILAASTTTGKNILPRAAALLDVSMITDIIAVEGPKTFKRPIYAGNAIATVQSDESIVVATVRGTAFDAVASDGGSAAVEAIASTGDAGISKFISEEIVKSERPELTAARIVVSGGRGVGSGENYHKVLDPLADKLGAAQGASRAAVDAGFVPNDMQVGQTGKIVAPDLYIAVGISGAIQHLAGMKDSKVIVAINKDEEAPINAVADYWLVGDLNTVVPELVSKL from the coding sequence ATGAGTATTTTAGTTATCGCTGAGCACGACAATAAAGCACTTAACGGTGCAACATTAAACGTTGTTGCTGCGGCTCAAAAAATCGGTGGTGATATCACTGTATTGGTTGCAGGTTCTGGTGCTCAAGCAGTTGCTGATGCTGCTGCTAAAGTTGCTGGCGTAAGCAAAGTATTACTTGCTGATGATGCTGCTTATGCAAATCAATTGGCTGAAAACGTGGCTAAACTCGTAGCTTCTATCGGTGCGGGTTATTCTCACATCCTAGCTGCTTCTACAACGACGGGTAAGAACATTCTTCCACGTGCTGCTGCACTATTAGATGTAAGCATGATCACTGACATCATCGCTGTTGAAGGTCCTAAAACTTTCAAACGTCCAATCTATGCTGGTAACGCGATTGCGACTGTTCAATCTGACGAATCTATCGTTGTTGCAACTGTACGTGGTACTGCTTTTGATGCTGTTGCAAGCGACGGCGGTTCAGCTGCTGTTGAAGCAATTGCTTCAACAGGTGATGCTGGTATTTCTAAGTTCATTTCTGAAGAAATCGTGAAATCTGAACGTCCAGAATTAACAGCTGCGCGTATCGTTGTTTCAGGTGGTCGTGGTGTTGGTTCTGGTGAGAACTACCACAAAGTACTTGATCCACTTGCTGATAAGCTTGGTGCTGCTCAAGGTGCTTCACGTGCTGCGGTTGATGCTGGCTTCGTTCCTAATGACATGCAAGTTGGTCAAACAGGTAAAATCGTTGCGCCTGACCTATACATCGCTGTCGGTATTTCTGGTGCGATTCAGCACTTGGCGGGTATGAAAGATTCTAAAGTGATCGTAGCGATCAATAAAGATGAAGAAGCGCCAATCAATGCTGTAGCTGACTACTGGTTAGTCGGTGATTTGAATACTGTAGTTCCAGAGTTAGTTTCTAAACTTTAA
- a CDS encoding DUF2147 domain-containing protein translates to MKQNILKKIALIALLGMGLFAQVYAASPLVGYWKSVDDRTGEALSIIEIKKLENGTYGGFIVHRFAAPGGVPLTHCTKCPEPYRNKPLIGMQILSGFIEDPKKPNNFIHGKVLEAKSGKIFEGKGQLVADGRRLRLRGFIGVSMLGRTQVWVKVNDPQAEINK, encoded by the coding sequence ATGAAACAGAATATTTTAAAAAAAATTGCGTTAATTGCTTTATTGGGAATGGGGTTGTTCGCACAAGTCTATGCTGCTAGTCCATTGGTGGGGTATTGGAAAAGCGTAGATGATCGCACAGGAGAGGCGTTGTCTATTATTGAAATCAAAAAGTTAGAAAATGGGACGTATGGCGGATTTATTGTCCATCGTTTTGCTGCTCCAGGTGGCGTGCCGTTGACACATTGTACAAAATGTCCTGAACCTTATAGAAATAAACCTTTAATCGGTATGCAGATTTTATCGGGTTTTATTGAAGATCCTAAAAAGCCAAATAACTTTATCCATGGTAAGGTTTTAGAGGCAAAGAGTGGTAAGATTTTTGAAGGAAAAGGGCAATTGGTTGCAGATGGTCGTCGCTTACGTTTAAGGGGTTTTATTGGGGTATCTATGTTAGGGCGTACCCAAGTGTGGGTTAAAGTGAATGACCCTCAAGCAGAGATTAATAAATAA
- the gyrA gene encoding DNA gyrase subunit A yields the protein MSVSETRPIAIEDELKHSYLDYAMSVIVSRALPDVRDGLKPVHRRVLFAMHELGNDYNKAYKKSARVVGDVIGKYHPHGDFAVYETIVRMAQDFSLRYQLVDGQGNFGSVDGDSAAAMRYTEVRMRKLTHEMLADLEKDTVEWEDNYDGSERIPQVMPTRIPNLLINGVTGIAVGMATNMAPHNMTEVINACLAYAENPQISIEGLMQHISGPDFPTGGIIYGKSGIVDAYRTGKGRLHIRGKYHFEEDQKTGRTTIVFTEIPYQVNKAKTIERIAELVKEKKLEGISELRDESDKEGMRIAIDLKRGENAEVIVNNLFLNTQLENSFSINMVCLDNGQPKLMNLKDIIAAFIRHRQEVVTRRTMFELRKARERGHILEGLTVALANIDEIIETIKTSANPQEARERLQAGEWAGGNVLALLEKAGAISVRPEEIEGEDPNRPFGLDGAIYRLSPAQVGAILELRLHRLTGLEQDKLQAEYSEILAQIAELTAILNDFNLLMGVIKEELALILQQYGDARKTAIVESRIDFSREDLIPEEQVVLTVSKTGYAKTQPLSDYAAQRRGGRGKSATSMKEDDYIQHLIVTSNHATVLCFTNVGKVYRLKVFEVPQASRGAKGRPMVNLLPLDAEETITAILPVIDAPKKFTERLAEFRSFTRANVAKLRENSVIDSHYEALKAAFAELGENPDDLSDALRKQLKEIGLELSTTDVQDDLIAEFAERVESVRKNFYVFMATASGTVKRVELEQFSNVRSNGLRAIELKDEDTLIGVAITDGEQQIMLFSNEGKAIRFSETDARVMGRTAKGVRGMRVTLAAAQADEDVETDVDSEDEDSSDSSFVSRIVSLVVVPETGEVLCASANGYGKRTSVDDFPTKKRGGKGVIAIKTSERNGELVGAVAIDVTKEVMLISDGGTLVRTRASEIAQTGRNAQGVRLIRLGNEEILVGVVAVEAVEEDEEILESVETIDGEALVDQEKLVIDETIMEEGDTDSIDNDIDE from the coding sequence ATGAGCGTATCGGAAACTAGACCGATTGCCATTGAGGATGAACTCAAGCACTCATATCTAGACTATGCGATGAGCGTTATTGTCTCACGTGCATTACCAGATGTTCGCGATGGTCTAAAACCTGTTCATCGTCGTGTGCTATTCGCTATGCACGAGTTAGGCAACGACTATAACAAAGCGTATAAAAAATCTGCCCGTGTTGTCGGTGATGTCATCGGTAAGTATCACCCGCATGGTGACTTTGCTGTTTATGAAACAATTGTTCGGATGGCGCAAGATTTTAGTTTGCGTTATCAATTGGTAGATGGTCAAGGTAACTTCGGTTCGGTTGATGGTGACAGTGCTGCGGCAATGCGTTATACCGAAGTACGTATGCGTAAATTGACCCATGAAATGTTGGCTGATTTAGAAAAAGATACAGTCGAATGGGAAGATAACTACGACGGTTCTGAGCGTATTCCTCAGGTGATGCCGACGCGTATTCCTAACTTGTTGATCAATGGTGTTACAGGTATTGCAGTGGGCATGGCCACCAATATGGCGCCACACAATATGACGGAAGTCATTAATGCGTGCTTGGCATATGCAGAAAATCCTCAAATTTCAATTGAAGGATTGATGCAACATATTTCTGGTCCAGATTTCCCTACAGGTGGTATTATTTATGGGAAATCAGGCATTGTAGATGCTTACCGTACAGGTAAAGGACGTTTACATATTCGTGGTAAATATCATTTTGAAGAAGACCAAAAAACGGGTCGTACCACAATCGTCTTTACTGAAATTCCGTATCAGGTCAATAAAGCAAAAACCATTGAGCGTATTGCTGAATTGGTGAAAGAGAAAAAACTTGAAGGGATTTCAGAACTTCGTGATGAATCTGACAAAGAAGGGATGCGTATTGCAATCGATTTAAAGCGTGGAGAAAACGCTGAAGTGATTGTAAACAACCTATTCTTAAATACACAGCTTGAAAATTCATTCAGTATCAACATGGTTTGTCTTGATAATGGACAACCTAAGTTAATGAATTTGAAAGATATCATTGCGGCATTTATTCGTCATCGTCAAGAAGTGGTAACACGTCGTACGATGTTTGAATTGCGTAAAGCACGTGAACGAGGTCATATCTTAGAAGGTTTGACTGTTGCTTTAGCCAATATTGATGAAATTATTGAAACCATCAAGACTTCGGCAAATCCACAAGAAGCACGTGAACGTTTGCAAGCGGGTGAATGGGCAGGGGGTAATGTACTTGCCTTGCTTGAAAAAGCGGGTGCAATTTCTGTACGCCCTGAAGAGATTGAGGGTGAGGATCCAAATCGTCCATTTGGTTTAGATGGCGCAATTTATCGTTTATCACCTGCACAAGTTGGTGCGATTTTAGAATTACGTTTGCATCGTTTAACGGGTCTTGAACAAGATAAGTTACAAGCGGAATATTCTGAGATTCTAGCGCAAATTGCTGAACTTACAGCAATTTTAAATGACTTTAATTTATTGATGGGCGTGATTAAAGAAGAACTTGCTTTGATCTTGCAACAATATGGCGATGCTCGTAAAACAGCAATCGTTGAGTCACGTATTGACTTCTCTCGTGAAGATTTAATTCCAGAAGAGCAAGTTGTATTGACTGTTTCTAAAACAGGTTATGCGAAAACTCAACCATTGTCAGACTACGCTGCACAGCGTCGTGGTGGACGTGGTAAATCAGCAACTTCGATGAAAGAAGACGATTATATTCAACATTTAATCGTGACATCGAACCATGCAACCGTGCTTTGTTTTACCAATGTCGGTAAGGTTTACCGTCTGAAAGTATTTGAAGTACCGCAAGCTTCGCGTGGTGCGAAAGGTCGTCCGATGGTGAACTTATTGCCATTGGACGCTGAGGAAACCATTACAGCAATTCTTCCTGTGATTGATGCACCGAAGAAATTTACTGAGCGTTTAGCTGAGTTTAGAAGTTTTACGCGTGCCAATGTTGCGAAGCTTCGTGAAAATTCAGTTATTGATTCGCATTATGAAGCATTGAAAGCTGCTTTTGCTGAATTGGGTGAAAACCCTGATGACTTGTCTGATGCTTTACGTAAGCAGTTGAAAGAAATAGGTTTAGAGCTTTCAACAACAGATGTACAAGATGATTTAATTGCAGAATTTGCTGAACGTGTTGAAAGTGTTCGTAAAAACTTCTATGTGTTTATGGCAACCGCTTCAGGTACAGTAAAACGTGTTGAATTAGAACAATTTAGTAATGTTCGTTCAAATGGTTTACGTGCTATTGAGCTGAAAGACGAAGATACCTTGATTGGTGTTGCAATTACGGATGGTGAACAGCAAATTATGTTGTTCTCAAACGAAGGTAAGGCAATTCGTTTCTCTGAAACAGATGCGCGTGTGATGGGACGTACTGCGAAAGGTGTTCGTGGTATGCGTGTGACATTAGCAGCTGCACAAGCGGATGAAGACGTAGAAACAGATGTAGATTCTGAAGATGAAGATTCTTCAGATTCAAGTTTCGTGAGCCGTATTGTTTCACTCGTTGTTGTTCCTGAAACGGGTGAAGTATTATGTGCTTCTGCCAATGGTTATGGTAAACGTACTTCTGTCGATGACTTCCCAACCAAGAAACGTGGTGGGAAAGGTGTTATTGCCATTAAGACTTCTGAGCGTAATGGTGAATTGGTCGGTGCTGTAGCAATTGACGTCACCAAAGAGGTGATGTTGATTTCTGATGGTGGTACTTTAGTGCGTACTCGTGCTTCTGAAATTGCACAAACAGGTCGTAATGCACAAGGTGTTCGTCTCATCCGTTTAGGTAATGAAGAAATCTTGGTTGGCGTTGTTGCGGTTGAAGCGGTTGAAGAAGATGAAGAAATTTTAGAGTCAGTTGAAACCATTGATGGTGAAGCATTAGTGGATCAAGAAAAGCTGGTGATTGATGAAACAATCATGGAAGAAGGTGACACTGATTCTATTGATAATGACATTGATGAGTAA
- a CDS encoding GNAT family N-acetyltransferase has protein sequence MLTYQLETKRLYLRQWQRSDVPAFVQLNADPKVMQYFPKCLTADESEQLAICFHNLIQDNQWGFWTVELKQTQQFIGFVVLHAQPERFSFSPCVEVGWRLAHHYWHQGYATEAAEACLAFAFEILNLDTLVAFTAHLNLASAKVMQRLGMTYLYDFDHPALAKNHRLSQHVLYQITRHEFILRSNKSEIVYSKTDANKKNYFEPLKNLGEYD, from the coding sequence ATGTTGACTTACCAGCTTGAAACCAAACGTTTATATTTACGCCAATGGCAACGCTCAGATGTTCCAGCTTTTGTACAATTAAATGCTGACCCCAAAGTCATGCAATATTTTCCAAAATGCCTAACAGCAGATGAAAGTGAACAATTGGCTATATGCTTTCATAATTTAATTCAGGACAATCAATGGGGGTTTTGGACAGTTGAGTTAAAACAAACTCAACAGTTTATTGGTTTTGTTGTTTTACATGCACAACCCGAACGCTTTAGCTTTTCCCCATGTGTTGAAGTCGGTTGGCGTTTAGCACACCACTATTGGCATCAAGGTTATGCAACCGAAGCCGCCGAAGCATGCCTCGCTTTTGCATTTGAAATATTAAATCTAGATACTCTAGTGGCTTTTACAGCACATCTTAATCTTGCTTCTGCCAAAGTTATGCAACGTTTAGGTATGACTTATTTATATGACTTTGATCATCCTGCCTTGGCAAAAAACCATCGACTTTCCCAACATGTCTTGTATCAGATCACACGACATGAATTTATACTACGCTCGAACAAGAGTGAAATTGTATATTCAAAAACAGATGCTAATAAGAAGAACTACTTTGAGCCGCTAAAAAATCTCGGTGAATATGACTGA